The genomic segment GAGCAAATCCGAGAAAGCCGGTCTCAGTTCGGATTGTTCTCTGCAACTCGAGAACATGAAGTTGGAATCGCTAGTAATCGCAGGTCAGCATACTGCGGTGAATACGTTCCCGGGCCTTGTACACACCGCCCGTCACACCACGAAAGTCTGCAACACCCCGAAGCCGGTGAGGTAACCCGAAAGGGAGCTAGCCGTCGAAGGTGGGGCCGATGATTGGGGTGAAGTCGTAACAAGGTAGCCGTATCGGAAGGTGCGGCTGGATCACCTCCTTTCTAAGGAGACATGTTAGCTTAAGATTTTAAGTTAACTAATCCTATGGTCGATCCTCAATCGAGGAAGAATCTCTTTGGAGAAACGGAATCGATTGAAGGGTAGAGTCGAAAGACTCAAAAGCCGAAAAGGCAAAAGCGCAGAGCAATCTGCGAGGCTGTAAAGAAGCGTAAGCTTTCCTTTGTTGTTTAGTTTTGAGAGACCAGAAATGGCTTCTCTAAATTTTTTGTCCAATCCAGAGAATAAACCCTCAGAATTGGCCCAAAAAAATGGTGTTCTTTGAAAACTGCACAGAGAAAATAGTTTTTCAAAAGTCAAAGGATTCATATAAAAACCTGAAGTGGCGAAAAGATTTAGGTCAAGCTACTAAGGGCGTACGGTGGATGCCTAGGCGCTAAGAGTCGAAGAAGGGCGCGGTTAACAGCGAAATGCCACGGGGAGCAGTAAGCATGCATTGATCCGTGGATACCCGAATGGGGCAACCCCATTGGAGTTATATCCAATGATCTTTAACTGAATAGATAGGTTAAAGAGGACAACCCGGGGAACTGAAACATCTAAGTACCCGGAGGAAGAGAAAGAATAATCGATTCCCTGAGTAGCGGCGAGCGAAACGGGAAGAGCCCAAACCAAGCTCTTCGGAGCTTGGGGTTGTAGGACCCTCTATTAAGCATTAATTCTTAGCTGAAGAAATCTGGAAAGATTCAGCAAAGAAGGTAACACTCCTGTAAGCGAAAAGAAGAAATGCTGTGAGGGTATCCTGAGTACCGCGGGACACGAGAAACCCCGTGGGAAACCGGGAGGACCACCTCCCAAGGCTAAATACTCCTTAGCGACCGATAGTGAACCAGTACCGTGAGGGAAAGGTGAAAAGCACCCCGGGAGGGGAGTGAAAAAGAACCTGAAACCGTACGCTTACAAGCAGTCAAAGCACCCTTGAGGTGTGATGGCGTGCCTTTTGTAGAATGAACCGGCGAGTTACGGTATGTAGCGAGGTTAAAGCGAGAAGCTGGAGCCGAAGCGAAAGCGAGTCTGAAAAGGGCGACAAGTTACATGCTGTAGACCCGAAACCGTGTGATCTACCCATGGTCAGGGTGAAGGTGGGGTAAAACCTACTGGAGGCCCGAACTCACTGTCGTTGAAAAGGCAAGGGATGAACTGTGGGTAGGGGTGAAATGCCAATCGAACACGGAGATAGCTGGTTCTCCCCGAAATAGCTTTAGGGCTAGCCTCAATTGATGATTCTTGGCGGTAAAGCACTGAATAGGCTAGGGGCCTTACCGGGTTACCGAACCTTATCAAACTCTGAATGCCAAGAATTTAGATTGGGAGTCAGACTGTGGGGGATAAGCTTCATAGTCAAAAGGGAAACAGCCCAGACCATCAGCTAAGGTCCCAAAGTATACGCTAAGTGGAAAAGGATGTGGAATTGCACAGACAACCAGGATGTTGGCTCAGAAGCAGCCACCATTTAAAGAGTGCGTAATAGCTCACTGGTCGAGTGGTTCTGCGCCGAAAATGTAACGGGGCTCAAGCGTATCACCGAAGCTATGGCTTTACAGTTTACTGTAAGGGGTAGGGGAGCGTTCCAAGGTCAGCGAAGTTCAACTGGAAGGTTGGGTGGAGAGCTTGGAAGTGAGAATGCCGGTATGAGTATGCGAAAAGGTGAGTGAGAATCTCACCCGCCGAAAATCTAAGGTTTCCTGGGGAAGGCTCGTCCGCCCAGGGTCAGTCGGGACCTAAGCCGAGGCCGAAAGGCGTAGGTGATGGACAACTGGTGGATATTCCAGTACCTCTCTTAAACGTTATTAGCGATGGGGTGACACAGAAGGATAGGTTAAGCGTGCCGTTGGTTGAGCACGCCCAAGCCCGTAGGGTGTGAGGCAGGTAAATCCGTCTTACGCGTTGCCTGAAAGGTAATGGGGAGCGAAAATAAGTAGCGAAGTAACCGACTCCAAGCTGTCAAGAAAAGCCTCTAGTGAGTGAGAGAGAGCCCGTACCGCAAACCGACACAGGTAGATAAGGAGAGAATCCTAAGGCGCGCGAGAAAACCCTCGTTAAGGAACTCGGCAAAATAGCCCCGTAACTTCGGGAGAAGGGGCGCTCTTCGCAAGAAGAGCCGCAGAGAAATGGTCCAGGCGACTGTTTAACAAAAACACAGGTTCCTGCCAATCTGAAAAGAGAAGTATAGGAGCTGACGCCTGCCCGGTGCTGGAAGGTTAAGAGGAGAGGTTAGCCGCAAGGCGAAGCTTTGAATTGAAGCCCCAGTAAACGGCGGCCGTAACTATAACGGTCCTAAGGTAGCGAAATTCCTTGTCAGGTAAGTTCTGACCCGCACGAAAGGCGTAACGATCTGGACACTGTCTCAACGAGGGACTCGGCGAAATTGTAATACCCGTGAAGATGCGGGTTACCTGCGACAGGACAGAAAGACCCCATGGAGCTTTACTGTAGCTTGACATTGGATTTTGGTATAAAATGTACAGGATAGGTGGGAGACTAAGAAGCTAGGGCGCCAGCCTTGGTGGAGTCGCCGGTGGGATACCACTCTTTTTGTACTGAAATTCTAACTTAGACCCCTGAATCGGGGTTGAGGACCGTGTCAGGTGGGCAGTTTGACTGGGGCGGTCGCCTCCTAAAGAGTAACGGAGGCGCCCAAAGGTTCCCTCAGCGCGGATGGAAATCGCGCGAAGAGTGTAAAGGCAAAAGGGAGCTTGACTGCGAGACCAACAAGTCGAGCAGGGACGAAAGTCGGGCTTAGTGATCCGGTGGTACCGAGTGGAAGGGCCATCGCTCAACGGATAAAAGCTACCCTGGGGATAACAGGCTTATCTCCCCCAAGAGTCCATATCGACGGGGAGGTTTGGCACCTCGATGTCGGCTCATCGCATCCTGGGGCTGTAGTAGGTCCCAAGGGTTGGGCTGTTCGCCCATTAAAGCGGTACGTGAGCTGGGTTCAGAACGTCGTGAGACAGTTCGGTCCCTATCCGTCGCAGGCGCAGGAAATTTGAGGGGAGCTGACCCTAGTACGAGAGGACCGGGTTGGACGGATCACTGGTGTACCAGTTGTCTCGCCAGAGGCATAGCTGGGTAGCTATATCCGGATCGGATAAGCGCTGAAAGCATCTAAGCGCGAAACCGACCTCAAGATGAGATTTCCCACAGCACAAGCTGGTAAGACCCCTGAAAGATGATCAGGTAGATAGGCCCAATGTGGAAGCGCGGTGACGTGTGGAGCTGACGGGTACTAATCGGTCGAGGGCTTGACCTAATGAGCCATGAAGGTTGAAACTGATGACTTGAAGAAAAACGAAAAGATCTGTGTAGTTTTGAAGGAACAGAAAGCTCTGAAAAGAGCCCTGAAAACTTCAAACGATCTGGTGATTATGCCGGAGGGGTTCCACCCGTTCCCATCTCGAACACGGAAGTTAAGACCTCCAGGGCCGATGATACTTGGACCGCAGGGTCCTGGGAAAGTAGGTCGTCGCCAGGTAAGCAAAAGCAGAGAGACTATCTTAATTGATGGTCTCTTTGCTTTTTTCTTTTTACTGCGTGAAAACTCAATTGTGCCTGATATCTGAGGATGTTGGATACGTACGCATTTAAATGAGATTATATTTGAATTGAAAAGCTCAAATATGTAACAGTGTTTTGTCCATTTATATATTGCATGTTGCAAAGATTAGCTAAAATCGTTACATCGATACAATAAGCTTCTAAAGATAAGATTGCTTTATCTGGAAATCTGCACGGCTTATTTGAAATTAGAAATTTCAATGCATTCATGAAATCCATTTTGAATTTCCTCTCGTGAACATTCTATTAAACCCGTTACAGAGAAAGATCTACGTTGCGAGAGCGTAGCTCTTTCTCTATAATGAACTAGAAGCATTTAATTCTGAGTTTAATGGATTGACAGAGAGGTAAAAAGTATATTGGAGATTCAACGACAAACAAAACGCGGCTTTATATTAGTTAGTATTATGTTGGCTATGTTTATGGCTGCAATCGAAGGAACTATTATAGCGACAGCTATGCCGAATATCGTTGCTGAGCTTGGGGGATTTTCTCTCTTTAGTTGGGTATTTTCTGTGTTTTTACTGGCTCAAGCAGTGACGATTCCGCTTTATGGAAAGTTTGCAGATATTTATGGCAGAAAACCAGTGTTTACTATTGGAATAATTATTTTTATCATTGGCTCCTTTCTTTGTGGTTTCGCAAAAACTATGCAGACGCTAATCCTCTTCCGACTCGTTCAAGGTCTAGGGGCTGGGGCAATCCAGTCTATTGCTATGACAATTGTAGGGGATATCTATTCGCTTAAAGAACGTGCAAAAGTCCAGGGTTATATTTCCAGCGTTTGGGGATTCGCTTCCATCTTCGGACCGGCTTTAGGTGCTTTTTTTGTACAGTATATTCACTGGGCTTGGGTATTCTGGGTAAATATCCCGATCGGGATCTTTGCTGCTTTAGGGATTGTTGTTTTCCTTAAAGAGGATATTCAGATGCAACCTCATGAGATCGACTATCTTGGCTCAATCTACATTTTTATTTCCATTAGCGTGTTGATGATTGTTTTAATACAAGCAGGAACAGTATGGAAATGGTTGTCTCCTCAAGTGCTGTCAATGTTTGTAGCTTTCGGAGTAGGTATAACGCTTTTTATTTTCCAAGAGAAAATAGCAAGTGAGCCTATTATTAAGCTCGAGCTCTGGAGAGATCCAGCAATTCTTATTTCAAATATTGCAACGTTGACCACCGGCATTGTCCTAATTGGTATTTCGTCCTTTTTACCTACTTATGTTCAAGGCGTGATGAACCAGTCGGCGTTAATTGCAGGGTTTAGCTTAGGCGTTATGTCAATTGGATGGTTAATTTCAGCCGCGTTAGCAGGTAAATTCGTGCTAAAATATGGTTTTAGGAAGATCGCGCTCTGGGGCGGAATCTGGATTGTATCTGGAAGTATATTTTTTGTAAATATAATGCCAAATAGAGGCTGGGTTTGGGGAGCAATTGGGTCATTTCTTATTGGAATTGGTATGGGGTTTACCCGGACTGTATTTATAGTTGCCATCCAAGATAGTGTGGGATGGGAGGATCGTGGTGTCGCAACAGCTTCGAATATGTTTATGAATATTTTAGGGAATACAATCGGTGCAGCATTATTGGGCGGGATTTTGAACATGCGATTACTCAGTTATTTTAAAAGCATCTCCGCGGGACAATATTCTTTAGATCTGAATGTTGTAAATACACTCCTCGATGAGACTAAGAGGAGTCAATTACCACAGGAGCTCATTCAACAGATTACAACGGGCCTCTCTTTATCTCTTAAAAATGTATTTTGGGGAGTGCTTTTTTTTAGCGTTGTAAGTTTATTTCTTATCTTCCTTTTGCCTCAACATAAGGTGGAAAGTTGATGATATACTTGCCAAGTCTGCTATTTAATGTATTATTTAACAAGAGGAATTTATGTTAAAATATCGAAGTTACTGACATGATCGTAGTTATAGTATGAAAACTGTTTGTTTTGAGTAAAGGATGGGTGTTTTTTGTCTACGAATAATGATAACCTTGCTTATAATTCAGGAGAAATCGGGCAAGCTCCGTTACTACCTTCTTCACGGAAAAGAGAAATTGACTTCAAAGCGAAGTTAGCCTTTTTCCTTAAAGATGGGCTTTTCTTTTTCATGGTTATTTCACTTTTGCTTAAATCTATTCTTTTTATTGGTTTAGTCAATAATAATGGGACAAACTTTAGTGCATTACATGCATTTAAGAGTTTTAGTTCCCCCCCCCCACTTAGTGTTTATGTTTTCTTCATCGTTATTTTTCTTAGCTTTACCTATTTATTTAAAGGTAAACGTCATTACTGGGCTTTATTGAGTATTGATTTTGTTATCTCCTTATTTCTCATCGTCGATTTAATGTATTTTCGTGGGTTTGGTAGTTTTCTTACGCCTTTTCTATTGAGTCAATCATCTAATTTGGATAATCTTTTCTCGTCGATTATTTCCATGCTCCGCCCAGTTGATCTGCTATTTGTTGTCGATTTGCTTGTTTTAGGGGTGATTGGTCTCCGCGTACGTAATCTTTATGCCCGTGCGGAAAGAAGCTTTTTATTGTGTTTCTTTTTACTTGGTGTCTCGATTTCTGGTATTTATTATCAACATGT from the Desulfitobacterium metallireducens DSM 15288 genome contains:
- a CDS encoding MDR family MFS transporter, which gives rise to MEIQRQTKRGFILVSIMLAMFMAAIEGTIIATAMPNIVAELGGFSLFSWVFSVFLLAQAVTIPLYGKFADIYGRKPVFTIGIIIFIIGSFLCGFAKTMQTLILFRLVQGLGAGAIQSIAMTIVGDIYSLKERAKVQGYISSVWGFASIFGPALGAFFVQYIHWAWVFWVNIPIGIFAALGIVVFLKEDIQMQPHEIDYLGSIYIFISISVLMIVLIQAGTVWKWLSPQVLSMFVAFGVGITLFIFQEKIASEPIIKLELWRDPAILISNIATLTTGIVLIGISSFLPTYVQGVMNQSALIAGFSLGVMSIGWLISAALAGKFVLKYGFRKIALWGGIWIVSGSIFFVNIMPNRGWVWGAIGSFLIGIGMGFTRTVFIVAIQDSVGWEDRGVATASNMFMNILGNTIGAALLGGILNMRLLSYFKSISAGQYSLDLNVVNTLLDETKRSQLPQELIQQITTGLSLSLKNVFWGVLFFSVVSLFLIFLLPQHKVES
- a CDS encoding DUF2284 domain-containing protein, which encodes MDFMNALKFLISNKPCRFPDKAILSLEAYCIDVTILANLCNMQYINGQNTVTYLSFSIQI